One Prolixibacteraceae bacterium DNA segment encodes these proteins:
- a CDS encoding chloride channel protein → MEKMNAILKKIEKWRMERISERKFILLLSLVVGALSGLAAIVLKNLIHFTIHHLTGNFSVDDVSYQYLAYPMIGILITVLLIRYVIKEDLGHGVSKILYAFSKKNSKISKHNMYSSMLTSTITIGFGGSVGAEAPVALTGAAIGSNLAQTFRLNYRAITLLAGCGSSAAIAGIFNAPLAGLLFTIEVLMIDLTMSSLLPLLISAVTATTTSYFLMGDGYHFRFSLNQSFDVNNLHWVIILGIICGLISVYFTRVMKWVEGYFKKQDRFLNRILIGGVGLGILIFLFPSLWGEGYVSINQILNGNYTDVLNNSVFYSLKNNQTLLIIVFIAILAFKVFATAITTGAGGVGGIFAPTLFMGCFAGFIFSSIVNQGSPELATENYALYGMAGVMSGVMFAPMTAVFLIAEITGGYTLFVPLLISSACAYLTILAFEKHSLYHCHLAERGELLTHNKDKTVLTLMKLRKVIETDLVTIDEEACLGDLVKVISKSKRNIFPVIDKDNNFRGVVLLDNIRSIMFNKEMYHKTSVTDLMVMPPEMVHPDESMEKVMKKFKSSGAWNLPVVENRKYIGFISKATIFSAYRSVLVHFSEE, encoded by the coding sequence ATGGAAAAAATGAATGCAATATTAAAGAAGATTGAGAAATGGAGAATGGAACGCATCTCCGAAAGAAAATTTATTCTTCTTCTTAGTTTGGTAGTTGGAGCTTTAAGTGGACTTGCAGCTATCGTATTGAAAAATCTAATTCACTTTACAATTCATCATCTAACTGGTAATTTTAGTGTGGATGATGTGAGTTATCAATATTTGGCATATCCAATGATTGGGATATTGATAACAGTACTTCTAATACGTTATGTGATCAAAGAAGATCTGGGGCATGGTGTTTCAAAGATTCTTTATGCTTTTTCTAAAAAGAATAGTAAGATATCTAAACACAACATGTACTCTTCGATGCTTACTAGTACCATAACCATTGGTTTTGGTGGCTCTGTCGGTGCTGAGGCTCCTGTGGCACTTACTGGTGCTGCTATTGGCTCAAACCTAGCTCAAACATTTCGTTTAAATTATCGTGCAATTACCCTACTTGCTGGATGTGGTTCATCTGCTGCTATTGCTGGAATCTTTAATGCTCCTTTGGCAGGATTACTTTTTACGATAGAGGTACTAATGATTGACTTGACTATGTCATCATTGCTACCCCTATTGATCTCTGCCGTGACTGCAACAACTACTTCTTATTTTTTGATGGGGGATGGATACCACTTTAGATTCAGCTTAAATCAATCTTTTGATGTGAATAATCTTCATTGGGTCATTATCTTAGGAATCATATGTGGGTTAATTTCAGTCTACTTTACTCGTGTGATGAAATGGGTTGAGGGTTATTTTAAGAAACAGGATAGGTTCTTAAACAGAATCCTTATTGGTGGTGTTGGATTAGGAATATTGATTTTTCTATTCCCTTCGTTATGGGGTGAGGGGTATGTCTCTATCAATCAAATATTGAATGGAAATTATACGGATGTGTTAAATAATTCTGTTTTCTACTCTCTCAAGAATAATCAAACATTACTTATTATCGTTTTTATTGCCATATTGGCTTTTAAGGTGTTTGCTACAGCAATTACTACAGGTGCTGGTGGTGTTGGTGGTATCTTTGCACCAACGCTCTTTATGGGGTGTTTTGCTGGTTTTATATTTTCGTCGATAGTGAATCAAGGAAGCCCAGAGTTAGCTACTGAAAATTATGCCCTGTATGGAATGGCTGGAGTTATGTCTGGTGTAATGTTTGCTCCGATGACCGCGGTATTTCTTATCGCTGAAATAACTGGAGGGTATACGCTATTTGTTCCTTTATTGATCTCTTCGGCATGTGCTTATTTGACAATTTTGGCTTTCGAGAAACACTCTCTTTACCACTGCCATTTGGCAGAAAGAGGGGAGCTTTTAACACACAATAAAGATAAGACAGTTCTAACTTTAATGAAATTAAGAAAGGTGATCGAAACCGATCTTGTCACTATTGATGAAGAGGCTTGTCTTGGTGACTTGGTGAAGGTCATCTCTAAAAGTAAAAGAAATATTTTCCCTGTAATCGATAAGGATAATAATTTTAGAGGAGTCGTTCTTCTAGATAATATCCGTAGTATCATGTTCAATAAGGAGATGTATCATAAAACTTCTGTCACGGATTTGATGGTAATGCCACCAGAAATGGTGCACCCTGACGAAAGTATGGAAAAAGTTATGAAAAAATTTAAATCTTCGGGGGCGTGGAACTTACCGGTTGTGGAGAATCGAAAATATATTGGTTTTATCTCTAAAGCAACTATCTTTAGTGCTTATCGTAGTGTACTTGTACACTTCTCCGAAGAGTAA
- a CDS encoding Ig-like domain-containing protein: MRHSFCSYLLLLVALFLLYSCGNSEKESNKQESISNLISFVSTNNVSTQGPIVIEFSEIVKDASIDLDKVIDLSPNFNYKSQWIANQKLVLTPTEKLKPSTAYDVTLDLKRLYPNASEVKPYKFKFVTLVTSFKVDVQSLECDPNNPSKMICKGVFVFNDAIKKRDVEDFLSIEKKGDFDIKWNHNGQKHYFEISNIIRKSKEYNFTLNWNGNSKDIDIEGSKTLVVPIKGDFKFQSMDISTGGSPVITLTFSDVLAPEQNLKGLIYLKGCKLGTSIVGNKLVVYPDKLLAGEQYLKVNSAIKSLSGKRMVKSLTIAVNFTPSKPKVQFVRKGNIIPNASGFKIPFRAINLDAVYVRIVRVFQKNIPFFLQSTSLNSSTSSVRRFGRIVYEGKMTLDGVEVNKYKTFALNIPDIIEVKPNEIYQVNIGIRPNYSIYPCKNLQELRDMKLEEVQDKDFWNGDNWSESNYYSKNNLYNWRKSDDPSHPSYYSPSKAISRYVISSNIGLIVKKEEDNNYYIAATDLLSSKPKEGVEIKILNFQNQVISTGETDTNGFLRVKTRMEGCLVLAKKFNDWGFLKINSDMQEVSDFNVSGYDNKSEVSAFIYGERDVWRPGDSIYVSSVIRDESKKLEDNYPVIFELYDSKGVLKDKNVQTKKGSIISYRTATNVDDPVGNWLLKMKVAGNTYSKVLRIETIRPNRMKILWENEPKYIESKRPQINFDVKWLHGAPAKGHKMIVNTRIRRKSINLKGFHGYWFRNEAASNRSSYFKSWEGKTDESGKAKVLLDLDLKNVKEPLVAMDLESRVFEDGGAATTTTMSKDFYPFKKFCGVKLSGVQSYGSYYDTEKDIRCDLVVLNTQLKYSKGTVRYYLYKVDYSWWWNAESSSSLAKYVDDQKYTPFKRGVINVAQGKGSFSFRMKNNEWGRYLLVAKLSNGNTVSKLFFCDWPGGEKSDNSGQTLLSLNVKKDRLVKGEDISLMFPSENGGHALISIERGGRVIKQSWVQTTEKNTIVTIPTGETMTPNIYLYVTYIQPYQNVKNDRPIRLYGIKKIHIEDPNSKLSPEIECNDEVRAKKDIHIKVSEANKKEIDYTIAVVDEGLLGITNYRTPSPWNYFNQDLALRVSTWDLYDDILGMYAGKMGRLIPVGGDGMLKDPSKNKAKRFKPVVLFAGPFHLDKGEKAEHHFKIPAYTGEVRVMVIAANDDSYGSSQKQVKVVDPLMILADAPRTLDLNEKFLLPITLFTNKKMTGKISVHVEVKGELKLDGTDDLRTEMGNLKEKDLAFKLKTTNTTGKGEIIVTAKCGDYNAQYKIEMEVDNSNPIQYETVWKKLNPKQKISDNKSMLDNCEGERLVLSASTMMVCNIGKRLDQLIVYPHGCLEQTVSSVFPQLLLLQSSQLNKENKEKMIINVQNALSRLLLFQHSDGSFSYWPGSNYNSKWASCYAGHFLVMAKKAGYFIPGDMLKRWTRHQLSMANRWRSDETKAVQAYCLFVLSLAGEAPLGVMNRLREDRELKTPDRWLLASAYAQIGRMNTAESLFDFRDLSTVTYPLGEKNVSFGSQLRDKSLLLLSLNMLGREDIAFPLAVEISKELSSDRWMSTQTTSFALLAVQDFMKSNTNHVETSSLSVNIGSKTMKTDISPQTDIIYQGTWSNKENIEVVNSGNSPVFAAITKSFKRTDISQKASSNGLSLRVVLVDDNDKVVQDTLLVQGKDYKLKVYVKNISKWNLKNLALRIPMPSGAEILNRSDVLPESCTFQQILDDEVREYLNINRNKSVSITIPFNASFKGYYKWPSISVEAMYNHQFNASTDAKMVSIK; the protein is encoded by the coding sequence ATGAGACATTCCTTCTGTTCATATTTACTCTTATTGGTAGCTCTCTTTTTGCTATACAGTTGTGGTAATTCTGAGAAAGAGTCGAATAAACAAGAGTCTATATCCAATCTTATCTCTTTTGTTTCGACTAATAATGTTAGTACGCAAGGTCCAATCGTTATTGAGTTTTCAGAAATTGTAAAAGATGCATCTATTGATTTGGATAAGGTAATTGACCTATCTCCAAACTTTAATTATAAATCACAATGGATTGCAAACCAGAAGTTAGTTTTAACTCCCACAGAAAAACTTAAACCGAGTACAGCATATGATGTCACTCTTGATTTAAAGAGGCTTTACCCAAATGCAAGTGAAGTGAAGCCTTATAAATTTAAATTTGTGACTTTAGTAACCTCTTTTAAAGTGGATGTTCAGAGTCTTGAATGCGATCCAAATAATCCCTCAAAAATGATTTGTAAGGGAGTATTTGTCTTTAATGATGCTATTAAAAAAAGGGATGTTGAGGACTTTTTGTCTATTGAAAAAAAGGGAGACTTTGATATTAAATGGAATCATAATGGACAGAAGCACTACTTTGAAATAAGCAATATAATTCGAAAATCTAAGGAATATAACTTCACTCTTAACTGGAACGGTAATTCAAAAGACATTGATATAGAGGGGAGCAAAACATTAGTGGTTCCTATCAAGGGAGACTTTAAGTTTCAGTCAATGGACATATCGACAGGTGGGTCTCCTGTTATTACCTTAACTTTTTCAGATGTATTAGCTCCTGAACAGAATCTAAAAGGATTGATCTACCTGAAAGGTTGTAAGTTAGGGACCTCTATTGTGGGAAATAAACTAGTGGTCTATCCTGATAAGTTGTTGGCTGGAGAGCAGTATCTTAAAGTGAATAGTGCTATTAAAAGTCTTTCAGGAAAGAGAATGGTTAAATCATTAACCATTGCAGTTAACTTTACTCCATCCAAGCCGAAGGTCCAATTTGTGCGTAAAGGAAATATTATCCCTAATGCTTCTGGATTTAAGATTCCATTCAGGGCAATAAACTTAGATGCGGTGTATGTTCGTATTGTGCGTGTATTTCAAAAAAATATTCCTTTTTTCCTTCAATCTACATCACTCAATTCTTCGACAAGCAGTGTGAGGCGTTTTGGAAGGATCGTTTATGAGGGAAAGATGACATTAGATGGAGTAGAGGTAAATAAGTATAAAACATTTGCTTTAAATATTCCTGATATCATTGAGGTGAAACCCAATGAAATTTATCAAGTGAATATCGGCATTCGTCCTAACTATTCAATTTATCCTTGTAAAAACCTTCAGGAGTTGCGTGATATGAAACTGGAAGAGGTTCAAGATAAGGACTTCTGGAATGGAGATAATTGGAGTGAATCAAATTACTATTCGAAAAATAATCTCTATAATTGGCGTAAGAGTGATGATCCTTCTCATCCTTCTTATTACTCTCCATCGAAGGCTATTTCAAGATATGTTATAAGTTCGAATATTGGCCTTATTGTCAAGAAAGAAGAGGATAACAACTATTATATTGCTGCAACGGATCTGCTCTCTTCTAAACCTAAAGAGGGGGTAGAGATAAAGATCTTAAATTTTCAAAATCAAGTTATCTCTACAGGGGAAACCGATACGAATGGATTCCTACGTGTAAAGACTCGAATGGAAGGATGTCTTGTACTTGCAAAGAAATTTAATGATTGGGGATTCTTAAAGATCAATTCTGATATGCAGGAGGTTAGTGATTTTAATGTTTCCGGTTATGATAACAAATCAGAGGTTTCTGCTTTTATTTATGGAGAACGTGATGTTTGGAGACCAGGAGACTCTATCTATGTATCTTCTGTGATACGAGATGAGAGTAAGAAATTAGAAGATAATTATCCTGTGATATTTGAATTGTATGATTCAAAAGGGGTGTTGAAAGATAAAAATGTTCAGACTAAAAAAGGAAGTATTATCTCTTATCGTACAGCAACGAATGTGGATGATCCAGTTGGAAACTGGTTATTGAAGATGAAAGTAGCTGGTAATACTTACTCTAAAGTTCTACGTATTGAGACAATTCGCCCTAATCGGATGAAAATTTTATGGGAGAATGAACCTAAGTATATTGAATCTAAAAGGCCTCAAATAAACTTTGATGTTAAATGGCTTCATGGTGCACCTGCAAAAGGGCATAAAATGATCGTAAATACTCGTATACGTAGAAAAAGCATTAATTTGAAAGGATTTCATGGCTATTGGTTTAGAAATGAAGCTGCATCAAATCGTTCTTCTTATTTCAAGTCATGGGAAGGGAAAACTGATGAGTCTGGAAAGGCCAAAGTGTTGCTTGATCTAGATCTTAAAAATGTAAAAGAACCTTTGGTTGCAATGGATTTAGAGAGCCGTGTCTTTGAGGATGGAGGCGCTGCTACTACAACTACTATGTCCAAAGATTTCTATCCTTTTAAGAAATTCTGTGGTGTAAAGCTTTCAGGTGTTCAAAGTTATGGTTCTTATTACGATACAGAAAAGGATATTCGTTGTGATCTAGTTGTACTAAACACTCAGTTAAAATATTCCAAAGGGACGGTTCGTTATTACCTTTATAAGGTAGATTATTCTTGGTGGTGGAATGCAGAATCTAGCTCCTCATTAGCAAAATATGTAGACGACCAAAAATATACTCCTTTTAAGCGGGGAGTGATTAATGTAGCTCAAGGAAAAGGATCCTTTTCATTTAGAATGAAGAATAATGAGTGGGGAAGGTATCTTTTAGTGGCAAAACTTTCTAATGGCAATACGGTTTCAAAGTTATTCTTCTGTGACTGGCCAGGAGGAGAGAAAAGTGATAATAGTGGACAGACCCTTCTATCGCTTAACGTGAAAAAAGATCGTTTAGTGAAAGGAGAAGATATCTCTTTAATGTTTCCTAGTGAAAATGGGGGCCATGCCTTGATATCAATTGAAAGGGGAGGGCGTGTGATTAAGCAATCATGGGTGCAAACCACAGAGAAGAATACTATTGTGACAATCCCTACTGGGGAAACGATGACACCAAATATCTATCTCTATGTAACATATATACAACCCTATCAGAACGTAAAGAATGATCGCCCTATTCGACTTTATGGTATCAAGAAAATTCATATTGAAGATCCAAACTCTAAGTTATCTCCAGAGATTGAATGCAATGATGAAGTTCGCGCAAAAAAGGATATTCATATAAAAGTGTCGGAAGCGAACAAAAAAGAAATTGATTATACTATTGCTGTAGTTGATGAAGGGCTGTTAGGTATTACGAACTATAGAACTCCATCTCCTTGGAACTACTTCAATCAAGATTTGGCTCTCCGTGTCAGTACTTGGGACCTCTATGATGATATCCTTGGTATGTATGCTGGTAAAATGGGCCGTTTAATTCCTGTTGGAGGAGACGGTATGCTTAAAGATCCATCGAAGAATAAAGCCAAACGTTTTAAACCTGTGGTACTTTTTGCTGGACCATTCCATCTAGATAAAGGAGAAAAGGCAGAACATCACTTTAAAATTCCTGCTTATACAGGGGAAGTGCGTGTGATGGTTATTGCTGCGAATGATGATAGTTATGGTTCTTCGCAAAAGCAGGTTAAGGTAGTCGACCCTTTAATGATACTTGCCGATGCACCACGTACCTTAGATCTGAACGAAAAATTCTTGCTTCCAATTACTCTCTTTACAAATAAAAAGATGACAGGAAAAATCTCTGTACACGTTGAGGTAAAGGGGGAATTAAAACTTGATGGTACAGATGATCTTCGTACTGAGATGGGAAATTTAAAAGAGAAAGATTTAGCGTTTAAGTTAAAAACAACGAATACTACTGGTAAAGGAGAGATTATCGTTACTGCAAAATGTGGTGATTATAATGCTCAATATAAGATCGAAATGGAGGTTGATAACTCAAATCCAATTCAATATGAAACGGTGTGGAAAAAGCTTAATCCTAAGCAGAAGATAAGCGATAATAAATCCATGTTAGATAACTGTGAAGGCGAACGTCTTGTTCTGAGTGCATCCACTATGATGGTTTGTAATATAGGAAAACGATTGGACCAATTGATTGTATATCCTCATGGATGTTTAGAACAGACAGTATCGAGTGTTTTTCCACAGCTTTTGTTACTTCAAAGCAGTCAACTCAATAAAGAAAATAAAGAGAAGATGATTATAAATGTGCAAAATGCACTTTCAAGACTTCTTCTATTTCAACATTCTGATGGATCATTTTCTTATTGGCCTGGTTCAAACTATAACTCTAAATGGGCCTCATGTTATGCCGGACACTTCTTGGTCATGGCTAAGAAAGCAGGATATTTTATTCCTGGTGATATGCTTAAAAGATGGACACGACACCAATTGTCTATGGCCAATCGTTGGAGAAGTGATGAGACTAAAGCAGTACAAGCCTATTGTTTATTTGTATTATCTCTTGCGGGAGAGGCTCCTTTGGGAGTGATGAATAGATTAAGAGAAGATCGTGAATTAAAAACACCAGACCGTTGGTTATTGGCTTCTGCATATGCTCAAATTGGTAGAATGAATACTGCTGAATCTCTATTTGATTTTCGTGATCTGTCTACTGTAACATATCCTCTTGGGGAGAAGAATGTCTCTTTTGGATCTCAACTTAGAGACAAATCATTATTACTTCTTTCATTAAATATGCTAGGGCGTGAAGATATTGCTTTCCCTCTTGCTGTTGAAATATCAAAAGAATTAAGTTCTGATCGATGGATGAGCACACAGACTACAAGTTTTGCTCTTCTTGCAGTACAAGATTTTATGAAGAGTAATACCAATCACGTTGAGACTTCTAGTTTATCTGTGAATATCGGTTCGAAAACAATGAAAACAGATATCTCTCCACAAACAGATATTATCTACCAAGGGACTTGGTCTAATAAAGAAAATATAGAGGTGGTGAATAGTGGCAATAGTCCTGTGTTTGCAGCTATAACAAAATCATTTAAACGTACGGATATCTCACAAAAGGCTTCATCGAATGGATTATCATTAAGGGTGGTACTAGTAGATGATAACGATAAAGTAGTTCAAGATACACTATTAGTACAGGGTAAAGATTACAAATTGAAGGTATATGTGAAGAATATCTCTAAATGGAATTTGAAAAATTTAGCGCTTAGAATTCCTATGCCTTCAGGTGCTGAGATTTTAAATAGATCTGATGTACTTCCAGAATCATGTACTTTCCAGCAGATCTTGGATGACGAAGTTCGTGAATATTTAAATATCAATAGAAATAAATCGGTATCGATCACAATTCCTTTTAACGCAAGTTTTAAAGGATATTATAAGTGGCCATCGATTTCAGTTGAAGCGATGTATAACCACCAATTTAATGCATCCACTGATGCTAAAATGGTGAGTATTAAATAA
- the pbpC gene encoding penicillin-binding protein 1C: MKQNVFRGYKYGIWFCSALFILSIFWMVIPSVSFNNPRSTVLFSKNDYLIGATLASDQQWRFPPEKSVGNKFKKALITYEDENFYNHWGIDIKAVARAIYLNIKRGHIVSGASTLSMQISRLALNNQDRTWWAKIKEGFATLKLEVQCSKEEILSLYANNAPFGGNIVGIEAASWRYFSCASSKLTWAESATLAVLPNAPALIYPGHNNKVLRKKRDFLLKKLYLKKVIDKQTYELSILEKLPQHVMPFPKDFIHAMEWLRRIDPGKSIHTALDPRLQDQILSRLANYSIKYKANQIHNVGVLVLSVKTGNVISYIGNSDWKDPNQGAVDMVQADRSTGSLLKPFLYAAMQDAGYITPNTIIPDYPVFLNGFAPKNFDRKFRGAVSASLALSESLNVPSVFMLRQYSAARFLHILHSMGLSSFDKRADYYGLSLILGGGESSLWQMVGAYASMSRALSYGEKNAIFAPSISSNISYKKHDSPLSKAAIWNTFQSLQTVNRPINEVGWKYLDSSSPLAWKTGTSYGFKDAWAIGVNPEYAIGVWVGNADGQGRPACTGVTMAAPILFDIFHFLPKTPWFSKPDSELFPLAVCHESGYSASKYCNNIDTLLVGEEVLKTEPCPYHKEIMLDKMQKYRVNNTNYPITKMVKKCWFILPPKIAYYYKQNHPEYHSLPPRFPSGKWNEQATVGILYPSQGLVVTTPRDFMGVATEVVFQATTTLDDTQLYWFLDGQSIGTTSIVHKISCSPSVGTHRLVVQDKNGNEDTVVFKVV, encoded by the coding sequence ATGAAACAGAACGTATTTAGAGGATATAAATATGGTATATGGTTTTGCTCAGCATTATTCATTCTTTCTATATTTTGGATGGTAATCCCTTCTGTTTCATTTAACAATCCTAGATCCACAGTATTGTTTTCTAAGAATGATTACCTTATTGGTGCTACATTAGCTAGTGATCAACAATGGCGTTTCCCTCCGGAGAAAAGTGTTGGGAATAAGTTTAAGAAAGCCTTAATAACTTATGAGGATGAAAATTTCTACAATCATTGGGGGATTGATATCAAAGCTGTTGCACGAGCTATTTACCTGAACATTAAAAGAGGACATATTGTTAGTGGTGCTAGCACTTTGTCTATGCAGATCTCTAGATTGGCATTGAATAACCAAGACAGAACATGGTGGGCTAAAATTAAAGAAGGCTTTGCTACACTCAAATTAGAAGTGCAATGTTCAAAAGAGGAGATCTTGTCTCTCTATGCCAATAATGCTCCTTTCGGAGGAAATATAGTAGGAATAGAAGCAGCATCATGGAGATATTTTAGTTGTGCATCCTCTAAGTTGACATGGGCAGAGTCGGCTACTTTGGCTGTACTTCCAAATGCACCTGCATTGATTTATCCTGGGCATAATAATAAGGTTTTAAGAAAGAAAAGAGATTTTCTTTTGAAGAAGCTCTATTTGAAAAAAGTCATTGATAAACAAACTTATGAGCTTTCAATACTAGAAAAACTTCCCCAACATGTGATGCCTTTTCCTAAAGATTTTATTCATGCTATGGAGTGGTTGAGGAGAATTGATCCTGGAAAATCAATCCATACAGCATTAGATCCACGATTACAAGATCAGATTTTGAGTCGTTTAGCGAACTATTCAATTAAATATAAGGCCAATCAGATTCATAATGTAGGAGTTTTGGTTTTATCTGTAAAAACAGGAAATGTAATTTCTTATATAGGGAATTCCGATTGGAAAGATCCAAATCAAGGGGCCGTGGATATGGTTCAGGCAGATCGAAGTACTGGAAGTCTACTAAAACCATTCCTTTATGCAGCCATGCAAGATGCGGGTTATATTACTCCTAATACAATTATCCCTGATTACCCTGTTTTTCTAAATGGATTTGCTCCGAAGAACTTTGATAGAAAGTTTCGTGGTGCAGTATCAGCATCTTTAGCTTTAAGTGAATCTTTGAATGTTCCATCTGTCTTTATGCTAAGACAATACTCTGCTGCGAGATTTCTTCATATTCTTCACAGTATGGGCTTGTCTTCTTTTGATAAAAGGGCTGATTACTATGGTCTTTCCTTAATTTTAGGAGGAGGAGAGTCTAGTCTTTGGCAAATGGTTGGTGCCTATGCTTCTATGTCAAGAGCACTCAGTTATGGAGAAAAAAATGCTATATTTGCTCCCTCGATCTCTTCCAATATCTCATATAAGAAGCATGACTCTCCTTTATCAAAAGCCGCTATTTGGAATACTTTTCAATCTCTTCAAACTGTAAATAGACCCATTAATGAGGTTGGTTGGAAATATTTAGATTCTTCTTCGCCTTTGGCTTGGAAAACGGGAACAAGCTATGGATTTAAAGATGCTTGGGCTATAGGGGTAAATCCTGAATATGCAATTGGAGTGTGGGTTGGTAACGCAGATGGTCAAGGACGTCCAGCCTGTACTGGTGTTACGATGGCTGCCCCAATTTTGTTTGATATCTTTCATTTTTTACCTAAGACACCTTGGTTTTCAAAACCAGATAGTGAACTATTTCCTCTTGCTGTTTGCCATGAGAGTGGTTATAGTGCTTCCAAATATTGTAATAATATAGATACATTACTTGTGGGGGAAGAGGTGCTGAAAACGGAGCCATGTCCTTATCATAAAGAAATAATGCTTGATAAAATGCAAAAATATAGAGTGAATAATACGAACTATCCCATTACTAAGATGGTAAAGAAGTGTTGGTTTATTCTTCCTCCTAAGATTGCCTACTATTACAAACAAAATCATCCTGAATATCACTCTTTGCCACCTCGATTCCCTTCGGGTAAATGGAATGAGCAGGCGACTGTTGGAATTTTGTATCCCTCTCAAGGACTTGTGGTAACTACTCCCAGAGATTTTATGGGTGTCGCAACGGAGGTTGTGTTCCAGGCTACAACTACTCTAGATGATACCCAACTTTATTGGTTTCTTGATGGTCAGAGTATAGGAACTACATCTATTGTGCATAAGATATCTTGTTCTCCTTCTGTTGGGACCCATAGATTGGTTGTCCAAGATAAAAATGGAAATGAAGATACGGTTGTTTTTAAAGTCGTTTGA
- a CDS encoding RluA family pseudouridine synthase, which produces MQKKLELVSCHVIPQIDEGIRLYNYLIGIFVELPSGKSVKKAIKNGHIFVDGETASSGLWVKEGMNIALYHPAEATLKPYSTDLDIVYEDNWLAVVNKPAGLTTSGNRFDTLENAVQGKLQYSNAPDAYVNFRAVHRLDKATSGLVIIAKTKKCRIMLGQMLESKEITKKYYAIIMGDIQDNGVCCSPINNTNARTLFEKIDSVPSLRSKRLTLVQLSPITGRTHQLRIHMAQKGTPILGDTLYGTQGNILKGKGLFLCAYFLFFKHPFTQESMNMKIELPHKYKKRMEIEKTQYHKYV; this is translated from the coding sequence ATGCAAAAAAAATTAGAATTAGTTTCATGTCATGTGATTCCTCAAATTGATGAGGGAATACGATTATATAACTATTTAATTGGAATTTTTGTTGAGCTACCGTCAGGCAAAAGTGTAAAAAAAGCTATAAAAAATGGGCATATTTTTGTAGATGGTGAAACTGCTTCTTCTGGACTATGGGTCAAAGAAGGGATGAATATAGCTTTGTATCACCCTGCTGAGGCTACACTCAAACCTTATAGTACGGATCTCGATATTGTTTATGAAGATAATTGGTTGGCTGTGGTGAACAAACCTGCTGGTTTAACGACTAGTGGAAATCGTTTTGATACACTTGAAAATGCTGTTCAGGGTAAACTCCAATATAGCAATGCCCCAGATGCATATGTAAACTTTAGAGCAGTCCATCGTCTTGATAAGGCTACTTCTGGATTAGTTATAATTGCTAAAACCAAGAAGTGTCGAATTATGCTAGGACAGATGTTAGAGTCAAAAGAGATTACCAAAAAGTATTATGCTATTATCATGGGGGACATTCAAGACAATGGTGTTTGTTGTAGCCCTATTAATAATACTAATGCCCGTACTCTATTCGAAAAGATTGATTCAGTTCCTTCTCTTAGATCTAAAAGACTCACCTTAGTTCAATTGTCGCCTATTACTGGTCGCACCCACCAGCTTAGGATACATATGGCTCAAAAGGGTACTCCTATACTAGGGGACACTCTTTATGGTACGCAAGGAAATATATTGAAGGGGAAAGGACTATTTCTTTGTGCATATTTTCTCTTTTTTAAACATCCATTTACACAGGAGTCTATGAATATGAAAATTGAACTCCCTCATAAGTATAAGAAGCGAATGGAAATAGAGAAAACACAGTATCACAAATATGTTTAG